The window AGCTCCGCGTGCAAATCATTAGCGGCTCCACAACGAGCGAGCGATTTACTCCTGCCTCCACTGACTGGTCCAGCTACACGATGTCGTTTGAGGCAAAGAGCAATTCCACAGAAATCATATTCGAAGATGTGAGCGCATTGCCTGCAGAACCGGTGTCACCAGGTGATCCACCAGGTGATCCGCGTCCTGAGAACAACAACACGCTGGGCACGTTCCTGGACGATGTGACGATGTACGCGGCGGGCGGTCAAACCGGCACGAAGACAACGGTCACCGTCGAGATATCGAACCCGGTCTGTGCCTGCCTGGCAACGCCGGACGGCTCACAGAGCAGTGAAAATCTGCAAACTGGCAACAACGTGGTGACGCCACCAAGTCCATCGGCGATGGCCGCGATGTACATGCCGCGTTATTCGACGAATGAGTTCCGCCCGGCGGTCATGTCTTTGGACATGTCTTTCTTGGAAGGTGCGTTAGTTCCAGACACGGTGGAAGTGAATGGGCAGGTGTATTCCACTGCCGGTATCTCACCAGGCCAGGGATTTCGCGTCAGCGATTTGCTCGACATCACAGCGCTCGATACTGGGCTGGCCGAGTGGAGCATCCCGATCACCGAAAATTACGCCGGCGGCCACACGGTGTCCTACGACGTGACTGGAAATTCCTTGGTCTCGGGTCCTTCGAATGCGTTGCTCAGTGCTGGTTGGTCGATTGCCGCCATCGACCGACTGACCATCACCCCTGAAGGTGCGCTGTGGCAGCATATGGGCGATCGCCTCCTGTGGTTTAAGAAAGACGGAGCTAACTTCAAGCGTCCCCAGGGTGATCAGGATTTCTCGGAGTTGGTTGACAATTCCGATGGCACCTTCACGATCTCAGATCGCCGGGGAAATGAGTTGCTGTTTAACTCATTGGGCCTGGTAACGGAAAAGACTGATACGCAGGGACGAAAAACGACCTTCGTTTACACCAATGCGGATGGCGACTCGAAAGCAGATGACCTGTTGGAGGTCGAAGAATACGATGGCCGCACGCTCACCTACGACTATGTCGATCAACGACTAGCTGGCCTCACGGACTTCGACGGCCGCAGTGTCGCGTTTGGCTACGAAGATGATCAGCTGAAAACGATCACCTATCCTGATCCCGACGGTGGCGGCCCACTCAGCGCCTTAGTGACTAGCTTCACATACGAAGATGGCTACTTGAAAACGGTCGCCGATGGCAGCGACACGATGACGTTTACCTATGATTCCGCCGGCGCCTTGACCGCACGCGAAAATCAAGATGGTTCCACAGAAACATTTGTAAATTCACTGACGTCCACGCTGCCACGCGCCGGGTACGGAACATCCCTAAATCCCGAGAGCCTCAAGCCGGCCAGTGACGTCGTGGCTACTTCCGAGGATGAAAATGGCGAACTCACGACTTACGTGTTGGGCGCGCTGGGTCTGCCAGTGCAGATGACGGATGCTGAAGGAAACGTGACGCTCTACGAGCGGGATACTAACGGGCGGATCACGAAGCAAACAGATCCGGATCCAGATGGCGCTGGTCCCGAAACGATGATCACCCGCTATCAGTACGATACACAGGGGAATCTTCTGAAGATGACGTTGCCCAACTCGGGCGTGCGGACCTGGCAATACGATGCAACCTGGAATGTCGCCACATCCTATGTCAATGAGCGGGGGCTGACGACGCTCTATACGATTGATCCGCTCACAGGTTTCAATGCCGAAGTGCGCCAAGTGATTGGCGAAGTCGACGATCTCGTCAATCTCGAAACGGACGACATCGTCACGGGTTACACGTATACTGCAGCGCCCAGCGATCCAGCCGATCCACCGGCGGGGTTGGTCGAGACTATGACTGATCCGCTAGGGCGCGTGACGGCCTATACCTACAACGCTCGGGGCGATGTTACCTCGGTTACCTATGCCGAGGGTACGGCCGACGAAGCGACGGCCTACACGTACTACAACGCGGATGGGACCGTCGATTATGAACTCGACGAATTATCGCGGCGGACGGATTACGACTATGACTTGCTGGGGCGGCTGACCAAAACCACTCTGCCCGATCCGGATGGTGGTGACCCACTGGCTCGCCCCGAATGGAAGTATGAATACGACGCGCGCAATCGCCGCACCAAAGAAATCGATCCGCTTGATCGGGAGACGATCTACACGTACGACAAGCGGAGCCGCGTCACCAAAGTGGAACGTCCCGATCACGACGGTGATAGCGAACTGACCACCACGACCACCAACTACGATGACCGCGGGCGGGTTACCTCGACGATCGATCCGTTAGGTCGTGAGACGACCTACACCTATGACAAGCTGGGCCGCCAGACCAAAGTCACGATGCCCGAGGTGGCAGATCCAACGACAGCCGTCAATGAAATTCAGGTTATCGACTTCGACAGTGGTACGGTTGGCACCTTCAAGCTCAACGGCAACAGCAATTCCGCCGTCGTGGACCTGACCGATCTGAGTGGTCTGCAGGCAGCACTCGACAGCCTGTGGGGCGCTGGCAATACCAAAGTGACCCATACCAGCACGGCAGCGACCGTCACGTTCCGCGGCAATCTGGCTGGCACGAATGTGGCGCAGATGACCGTGTCGGACATCACCGGAACGTTCGGCGCGACTCCCTCCGTCAGCACCGATTCGGCCGGCGTAACCGCTGAGCTGGTGAATCCCACAGCGCAGACCGGCTACGATGCGTTGGGGCGCGCGATCTCCATGACCGATGCCCTGGGTAATGTCACAACGTACGAATACACGAACTTCGGGCAGAATCTCAAGATCACGCTGCCTGATCCCGATGGTGTGGGGCTGCAGACCTCACCGATCATGTACCAAGTGTTCGATGTGGCGGGGAATCTGATCAGCGAGACCGACGCCAATGGCGGTGTGACGACACGTGAATACGATCTGCTTGGCCGGTTGGTGAGAGTCACGCAGCCCGATCCCGATGGTGGTGGTTCGCTCACGGCGCCGGTGACCGAGTATGCGTATGACCTGGCCGGGCACCTGCTGGCGGTCACCGATCCGCTGGGCAACGTCACCAGCTACGAATACGACAACCGCGATCGTCAGGTGAAGATCACTACGGCTGATCCGGATGGCGCTGGCGGCTTGACTGCGCTCGTGACGGCATACGAGTTCGATGCTGCGGGTCAGTTGACGAAGATGACAGCACCGGGAAGCCGGGTAACTGAGTACGTCTACGATGACCTGGGTCGGTTGACGGTCACGAAACTTCCTGATCCGGATGGCGCTGGTGGCTTGGCTCGGCCGCAGTTGGAAGCGACCTACGATGTGGCGAGCCGGAAAGAGACGGACAAGGACGCGCTGGGCAACATCACGACGTATGACTACGACGATCTCGACAACTTGATCAAGGTCACGCAACCCGATCCGGATGGGGTGGGTGGTTTACCGGCGCCGGTCAGCGAATGGGAATATGATGCAGCAGGCCAGTTGCTCAACGCTACCGATGCTCTCGGCAATACCACAACCTATGAATACGACAATCTCGGTCGGACGCTCGCCGTTACGCAACCTGATCCGGATGCTGGTGGTGGTCAAACTGCTCCGGTGACCCAGTATCAATACTCGCTGACGGGGAACTTGGTGCAAGTCCTCGATCCGCTCTTGCATGCCACGAACTACGAGTACGACGCGCTGAATCGGCGCACTTCCAGCCAGGATGCGTTGCAGGGAGCGACGACCTACCAGTACGACAGCGCCGGGAACCTGAAGTTCCTGACCGATCCGGTGAACAATATTACGGAGTGGGATTACGACAAACTGAACCGTGTGGTCGAAGAGAAGAACCAACTCGGCGACAGCCGCTCCTTCGTGTACGACGCGGCTGGAAATCTGCGGCAGCGTACGGACCGCAACGAACGAGTCATGATCTACGAGTACGACCATCTCAACCGGCAGACAGCGGAAGAATGGTGGGGCGGAGCACGTCCCAGTGTCGGCATCTCGACCTCCGATGGCTCGACGACTAACGAGGTGCAGCGGGTGGGCTTCTCGGATTCGACGCCCTTCCAGTCGGGGACGTTCACGCTGACGTTCGGCGGCCAGACGACTTCCGCCATTCCTTACAGCGCGAATGCAGCCACGGTGCAGGCGGCGCTGGTGGCTCTCAGCAACATCGACAGCGGTGACGTGTCGGTAATGAAGGTCGCCAACAGCATCACGCACCAAGAGTGGCAGATCACCTTTACCGGCGCCCTGGCCGGAACCAACGTCTCTCAAATTAGCATTGACGCTGCCTCGGTCTATAATGGAATCGGTGCTCCGGGGACAGAGGTGGAAGCCACCGATACGACCGGCGCGAAGGTAGACGAGGTTCAGGTGGTCACGCTCAGCAATACAACCGGCGGTACGTTCACGCTCGGCTTCGGCGGAGCGAGCACGGCGGCGCTCGATTGGGATGCCACCACCGGCGAAGTCGATGCAGCGCTCGAGGCGTTGTCGGGCGCGGGCACCGTTTCGGTGTCTGGTTCGACCGGCGGACCTTGGACGATCACGTTCACCGGCGCTTACTCGGGTGCCAACCTCGCGCCGCTGCAGTCCCAGGCTGGCAATCTGACCAACAGTAACCTGGTGCGGACGATTGCTTCGACCTTCAACGATGATGGCGATCTGGAGGAGATCAGCGATCCTGATGCGACCTACGAGTACACGTACGACACCCTGGGACGCGTGACCGGCTACGTGCAGAACCTGGCCGGACTGACGCCAGAGATCGAGTTCGTCAGTCAGTACAACTCGGCCAGTCGGCGTGAACTCTTGCAAGCGATTCTCGATGGGGATGAAGACTTCCAGAACACGTATGCCTACGACGACCTGCAACGGCTCTCGACGCTAATTCAGCAGAGTGGTGCTGACAACGTGGTGGCTGCCAAGCGAATCGACTTCAATTACAACTCGCTGGGGCAATACACGCGGTTCGATCGTTACGCGTCGGCCGATCAGTCGGAGTTCGTGGCCAGTTCGCATTACAGCTACGACAATCTGAACCGCCTGGTGCACGCGGAAACAACCTCCACACCGACCGGCTGGGGAACCGATCCTCTCGCCGGTTATCAGTACGCCTACGATGCTGCCAACCGGATTCTTTCGATCGATTCGTATCTCGATGGCTTGAGCACGTATACCCACGACGACACGAACCAACTCACGGGCGCCGACCACAGCACGGCGACGGATGAGTCGTACGAGTACGACGAGAACGGCAACCGAATCATGTCCGGTTACCACGTCAATCCGAACAATCAGGTCGACACCGACGGAGTCTACAACTACACCTACGACGACGAAGGGAACCGCCTCACCCGGACGGCGATTAGCAACGGCTATGTCACCGAGTACGAATGGGACTTCCGCAACCGCCTGACGAAAGTGACCGAGAAGGACAACTCGAATAACATCCTGCAGGTCACCACCAACAGCTACGATGCGCTCAATCAATGGATCCGCCGCAGCTTCGACGCGGATGGCCCCGGTGGAACCGCCGCGGTCGACACCTTCTTCGCTTACGAGAACGGCCAAATCGCGTTGCAGTTCGACGGCAACGCAGCCGCCGACCTCTCCCACCGCTACCTCTGGGGCGAGCAAGTCGACCAGCTCTTCACCGACGAAGCCGTCACCAGCCTCGGCAGCGCAGGCGATGTCATCTGGCCTGTCGGCGACCACCTCGGCACGCAACGTGACCTGGTCACCTACAACAGCGGCACCGACGTCGCCACCGTCGCGAACCATCGCGAGTACGACTCGTTCGGCAACCTGACTAACGAATCCAACTCCGCCATCGATCTCCTCTTCGGTTACACCAGCAAACCCTTCGATGAGACCACCGGCCTCCAAAACAATCTCAACCGCTGGTACGATCCGGTGGCGGGAAAATGGATCAGCGAAGATCCCATCGGGTTCGCTGCAGAGGATGAGAACTTGAGTCGTTATGTTGACAATTCACCTGAACTCTACTCGGACACCAATGGGACGATCAAGAGAACACTAGTTAAAGACTATATCAGCACTGATACACCACTCAAGTTCAACATTCAGTGGACTTTCGAATTAAGCAAAGACCACGATGCGTTTTTGAAAAAGCATGGAACTTCCAAGATTGCGTTAGTGCAGACAATCCTCGTAAAGATGCGAGGATGCGGGCACCGTGGCGTAAACGTAAGTGTCAAATATAGTGAGTTAGTTGGAGTTATCGACACATCCGAAAGCAAAGCCAAGTTCCCAGACAAAGCCAAGTTCCCAGACAAAGACACTTGGGTGTATGAGAGCGCAGCGAAATGTAAGGACGGAACGCTTATCATGACAGGCGTCACTAGAGCTTATGCATTAACAAGAGAACTGCAAGCAGAACTCGACTCGTGGAAGAAAGATGAGTCTTATTTACTGAGCGATGACAAAACAACTTGGAGTGCGGGCCACTTTCCCTCCTCTAAATCGCCCCTGATTCAACGTCGTGATAGCCTCGAACTGGAGGGAGAACGTGAGGAGCAGAGCTTCACAATCACTTGGGATGGCAAAATCAACAAGGTGGATTATGATCCAAAACACTCGTGATCATCCGCAACGCAAATCGCGATGGCCACAATTTTCGCTACGGCAACTTGCCTGTACTTTGGTAATCTGCTCGATCGGCTTCGCAATCGCAGGTCGAATTGCTGCCGACGCCAAGCGAGTGGATCTGGCGATTCGAGCGCTTGAGGACAAGGGGGTTCATGTGGCCAGAAACGAGGCTCGAGTTTTCGGCTTTGCCGCCTCGGACGAATTTGTCTGCACTTGGCCACTGTCATTTTTCGGCAAGTCGACCTACAGGCCTGTTTCTTACTTGGTCGTTCCAAGGGGAGCTGACGAGTCATATGCCAAAGTCTTGCCTGATATCGGTTCAATCGATAGCATTGATATCTACACTCAAATACAAAGCCATCAGCTCGCTTTTCTTGCGCGGGCCAAGGGTGTCAAGCAAGGTACGATTGAATGCGATTTTCCGCAGGGCACAATGGATGCCTTAATAAGCTGGAAATCATTAACAGAGTTGATGATTGGGGATGTGCAAAGCGCCAATCTTGTTGGCATCGGCAAGCTTGGCTCATTGCAAGCCATTTATCTACGCGACATACAAGGTGACATGAGCGACTTGGTCTCCGAGTTGACGCAACTACCGAGCCTGCGCCAAATCGATATTGAATCTTGTGCGCTTGACTTATGTGATGCTAAGTCATTCGAGTCACTGAAAAATGTGCGTTCGGTGAGAATAAATGCGTGCACTGGGTCGTCGGTTGCCTGCAGAGGCATAGGCCATCTCCATTCGCTTAAGCACCTCGAGATCGAGGGAGTTGATATTGATGACTCGTGTCTTAGCGACCTGGGCTGCTTATGTCCGCAACTCGAACGGATTCGCATTGGAAGCTGCAAAGCCAGTCCAGTCCGTATTCTGCAGTTTCTATCCAAATGCTATGCTCTAAAAGAACTCTACCTTACGCAGGAAAGTATTTGCGCAGTCGAGTGTCATCAGGCGGTGCAATCAATTGGCTGCTGCGGCTCGCTAGAGACGCTGCGTATCGAAGCTCTTGACAAACCGAGTGCGAAGCGTCTAAGCCATATACTGCCTAGATGTGGAATTACCGTCACCTTGAAGGGGCGAGAGCTATATCGACTACCATAAAGACCAGTGCACTCAGCGTGCAACTATTACTCTAGGCGGCAAAGGTGCTGCGTCAGCTCGCTACCATCGTCTTGGCCGGAGTAGCTATCGGCAGCCACTTGCCGTGGAATTACCCGAGTTCTCAGAATTGGAGATCGAACGGTGGTGCCGCTTAGATAGAGCCCCCCGCCGGAACGCGTCATTGTCGCGAGTGATTTTGAGCGAACCACCGACGTTGCCGCGATATCGCTTCCGTTGTACCAGAGGATGCCCAAAGATATTCGGCACGGGAGTTGCGATGGATACTTACAGTATTATAGGGCAGTCAGAATGGCACAAAAGCGGGTGC is drawn from Anatilimnocola floriformis and contains these coding sequences:
- a CDS encoding choice-of-anchor Q domain-containing protein, encoding MNSTFANNSASGAGGAFYVGGFSSVAMKNTIMAGSTAGSGTSADLGGSGGHTINSGGYNLFSLSSISSFITGTTTGNQLGVNPQLGSLANNGGPTWTHALASNSPAIDAGTSSGAPGVDQRNESRPQDGDSSGTAQYDIGAYEYIVPPPPEVEVTGFYADGSNWKVDYVVTVSQTPVAIPLKIYTTSDGTTPGTLLASTTTPGNVTLGATQTATVTPTGVNSLSDYRLLVVLDDTAVTGDTTTANNKLLFEGGIFQTSASGTTYIHVHGSDTAADTVTITKSGSNTHVETNFDTTGITGLTSSVEFRIETHGGNDTIATDNDVAAVIRVYGGTGNDTITGGAANDLLYGGDGDDTLTGGGGNDTLEGGAGNDSLSGGDGEDSLTGGTGNDTLRGGAAVDAFPDYDSGTDTVLVDPPEAVNDSYSTNEDADPFSSSTGFELNANDITDLGQSRTPVPAVLTSALGAKVVVRSNGTFDYYPQTSQTLQALNGSQSANDSFTYTLRNSLLETDTATVTITVSGIDDDLDAQDLLYIVQAPLELGQVLGTVPVLDDDGDTHSFQFVSEAVAGGLAISSTGVITVIDPNVFTFLGTTNYVFEIETSNGLDVDTSYFAVAIPAAFQVSGAATATQGHSYNLTLSSDIPFIDYVIDWGDSVDPLNPDDPTLVPGEGGDPVAIDHGFQVPGDVTPTIGISVGGTSSYTFTFTTVHVTQVNGVNLVVNGSFEEVGSLGFRGYTWNIFDALPGWRKVAGPSIEVQQTGTVLLTSAKDGSNYVELDADEDGPGGGGGSADGENGSSEISQSISTIVGQTYLLTFHLAARPGTSLADNELRVQIISGSTTSERFTPASTDWSSYTMSFEAKSNSTEIIFEDVSALPAEPVSPGDPPGDPRPENNNTLGTFLDDVTMYAAGGQTGTKTTVTVEISNPVCACLATPDGSQSSENLQTGNNVVTPPSPSAMAAMYMPRYSTNEFRPAVMSLDMSFLEGALVPDTVEVNGQVYSTAGISPGQGFRVSDLLDITALDTGLAEWSIPITENYAGGHTVSYDVTGNSLVSGPSNALLSAGWSIAAIDRLTITPEGALWQHMGDRLLWFKKDGANFKRPQGDQDFSELVDNSDGTFTISDRRGNELLFNSLGLVTEKTDTQGRKTTFVYTNADGDSKADDLLEVEEYDGRTLTYDYVDQRLAGLTDFDGRSVAFGYEDDQLKTITYPDPDGGGPLSALVTSFTYEDGYLKTVADGSDTMTFTYDSAGALTARENQDGSTETFVNSLTSTLPRAGYGTSLNPESLKPASDVVATSEDENGELTTYVLGALGLPVQMTDAEGNVTLYERDTNGRITKQTDPDPDGAGPETMITRYQYDTQGNLLKMTLPNSGVRTWQYDATWNVATSYVNERGLTTLYTIDPLTGFNAEVRQVIGEVDDLVNLETDDIVTGYTYTAAPSDPADPPAGLVETMTDPLGRVTAYTYNARGDVTSVTYAEGTADEATAYTYYNADGTVDYELDELSRRTDYDYDLLGRLTKTTLPDPDGGDPLARPEWKYEYDARNRRTKEIDPLDRETIYTYDKRSRVTKVERPDHDGDSELTTTTTNYDDRGRVTSTIDPLGRETTYTYDKLGRQTKVTMPEVADPTTAVNEIQVIDFDSGTVGTFKLNGNSNSAVVDLTDLSGLQAALDSLWGAGNTKVTHTSTAATVTFRGNLAGTNVAQMTVSDITGTFGATPSVSTDSAGVTAELVNPTAQTGYDALGRAISMTDALGNVTTYEYTNFGQNLKITLPDPDGVGLQTSPIMYQVFDVAGNLISETDANGGVTTREYDLLGRLVRVTQPDPDGGGSLTAPVTEYAYDLAGHLLAVTDPLGNVTSYEYDNRDRQVKITTADPDGAGGLTALVTAYEFDAAGQLTKMTAPGSRVTEYVYDDLGRLTVTKLPDPDGAGGLARPQLEATYDVASRKETDKDALGNITTYDYDDLDNLIKVTQPDPDGVGGLPAPVSEWEYDAAGQLLNATDALGNTTTYEYDNLGRTLAVTQPDPDAGGGQTAPVTQYQYSLTGNLVQVLDPLLHATNYEYDALNRRTSSQDALQGATTYQYDSAGNLKFLTDPVNNITEWDYDKLNRVVEEKNQLGDSRSFVYDAAGNLRQRTDRNERVMIYEYDHLNRQTAEEWWGGARPSVGISTSDGSTTNEVQRVGFSDSTPFQSGTFTLTFGGQTTSAIPYSANAATVQAALVALSNIDSGDVSVMKVANSITHQEWQITFTGALAGTNVSQISIDAASVYNGIGAPGTEVEATDTTGAKVDEVQVVTLSNTTGGTFTLGFGGASTAALDWDATTGEVDAALEALSGAGTVSVSGSTGGPWTITFTGAYSGANLAPLQSQAGNLTNSNLVRTIASTFNDDGDLEEISDPDATYEYTYDTLGRVTGYVQNLAGLTPEIEFVSQYNSASRRELLQAILDGDEDFQNTYAYDDLQRLSTLIQQSGADNVVAAKRIDFNYNSLGQYTRFDRYASADQSEFVASSHYSYDNLNRLVHAETTSTPTGWGTDPLAGYQYAYDAANRILSIDSYLDGLSTYTHDDTNQLTGADHSTATDESYEYDENGNRIMSGYHVNPNNQVDTDGVYNYTYDDEGNRLTRTAISNGYVTEYEWDFRNRLTKVTEKDNSNNILQVTTNSYDALNQWIRRSFDADGPGGTAAVDTFFAYENGQIALQFDGNAAADLSHRYLWGEQVDQLFTDEAVTSLGSAGDVIWPVGDHLGTQRDLVTYNSGTDVATVANHREYDSFGNLTNESNSAIDLLFGYTSKPFDETTGLQNNLNRWYDPVAGKWISEDPIGFAAEDENLSRYVDNSPELYSDTNGTIKRTLVKDYISTDTPLKFNIQWTFELSKDHDAFLKKHGTSKIALVQTILVKMRGCGHRGVNVSVKYSELVGVIDTSESKAKFPDKAKFPDKDTWVYESAAKCKDGTLIMTGVTRAYALTRELQAELDSWKKDESYLLSDDKTTWSAGHFPSSKSPLIQRRDSLELEGEREEQSFTITWDGKINKVDYDPKHS
- a CDS encoding protein phosphatase 1 regulatory subunit 42, encoding MIQNTRDHPQRKSRWPQFSLRQLACTLVICSIGFAIAGRIAADAKRVDLAIRALEDKGVHVARNEARVFGFAASDEFVCTWPLSFFGKSTYRPVSYLVVPRGADESYAKVLPDIGSIDSIDIYTQIQSHQLAFLARAKGVKQGTIECDFPQGTMDALISWKSLTELMIGDVQSANLVGIGKLGSLQAIYLRDIQGDMSDLVSELTQLPSLRQIDIESCALDLCDAKSFESLKNVRSVRINACTGSSVACRGIGHLHSLKHLEIEGVDIDDSCLSDLGCLCPQLERIRIGSCKASPVRILQFLSKCYALKELYLTQESICAVECHQAVQSIGCCGSLETLRIEALDKPSAKRLSHILPRCGITVTLKGRELYRLP